From the genome of Desulfovibrio sp. JY:
ACCGGCCGGGGCATCGTCATTCACGGCGCGCAGTGGGGAGACGAGGGCAAGGGCAAGATCGTCGACCTGCTCACCGAATCCGCCAAGGCCGTAGTCCGCTTCCAGGGCGGCAACAACGCCGGCCACACCCTGGTCGTCGGCGGCGAGAAAACCATCGTCCACCTCATGCCCTCGGGTATTCTCCACCCCGGCACCGTCTGCCTCATCGGCAACGGCGTGGTGCTCGACCCCGAGGTGCTGTGCCGCGAAATGGACACCCTGGGCGAAAAGGGCGTGCACGTCACCCCCGAGCGACTGGTCATCTCCAAAAAGACCCAGATCATCATGCCCTACCACCGGCTGCTCGACGGCGCGCGCGAAACCCTGCGCGCCGGAAGCAAGATCGGCACCACCGGCCGCGGCATCGGCCCCTGCTACGAGGACAAGATGGCCCGCATCGGCATCCGCGCCGGCGACTTCGCCGACCCGGAACTGCTGGCCAAAAAGATCGCCCAGGCCCTGATCGAAAAGAACACGCTTTTCACCAAGCTCTACAACATGCCCGCCCTGGACCCCGGCGTGGTGGCCGAAGGACTGGCCCCGGTGGCGGGACGCCTGCTGCCGTACCTCGGCGACGTGTCCACGGTCATCCAGAAGACCCTGGCCGGGGGCGGCGACGTACTCTTCGAAGGCGCGCAGGGCACCCACCTCGACATCGACCACGGCACCTACCCCTTCGTCACCTCGTCCAATACCGTGGCCGGGCAGGCCGCCGCCGGCAGCGGCTGCTCGACCGCCGTTCTCGGCCGCGTCGTGGCCGTGGTCAAAGCCTACACCACCCGCGTGGGCTCGGGCCCCTTCCCCACCGAACTCTTCGGTACCATCGGCGACTACCTCCAGGAAAAAGGCGGCGAATACGGAGCCACCACCGGTCGCAAGCGCCGCTGCGGCTGGCTCGACCTGGCGCTTTTGCGCGAATCCGCCCGCCTGTCCGGCCCCACCGACATCGCGCTGACCAAGCTCGACGTCCTAAGCGGCCTCTACGAAGTCAAACTCTGCATCGGCTACCGCTACAAAGGCAAAATCCACGAGTACCCGCCCCAGGAAGAAGGCGCGCTCGAACACGTGGAGCCGATCTACGAGACCATGCCCGGCTGGGAAGAGGACATCTCCGGCATCACCGCCTGGGAGGACCTGCCCCTGGCTGCCCGCGAATACGTGTCGCGCATCGAACAGTCGCTCAAAACCACCTGTTCCATCATCTCCGTCGGCCCCGACCGCCGGCAGACGATCCTCAGAGGGTAGCCGGAGCGCCGCCCCGGCGGGCGGGGGAAAAGCCCCCGCCCGCCATGACATCCCACCATGTCCATACCCACATCCGCCTCCGCCTTCGGCGTCACCGAACGCCAAGCCCACGTGCTGGTCGGCGTCGACGCCCTGGCGCGGGCCATGCCCCAGGCGGTGATCCTCGAGGGCGGTTCGGCCGGGGAACGGGCGGCCGTGGCGCTCTACCTGGCGGCGCGGCTCAACTGCGAGGCGGCCATGCCGCCGTGCGGGGGTTGCGCCACCTGCCGGCAGATCCTGGACAAGGTTTTTTTGGATTTGCAGTATTTCGACGGCGCGGCGGAGACGATCAAGGTGGACGCCATGCGCGAGGTGCGCCGGCTGGTGGGCGAGCCGCCGCGCGGACCGGGCAAGCGTGTGATCATCCTGGCCGAGGCCCAGGGACTCACCGAAGAGGCGGCCAATGCGCTGTTAAAGGCCATGGAGGAGCCGCGCCCGGGCAATGTGTTCGTGCTGCTGACGCCCCAGCGCGAACGACTTTTTCTGACCCTGGTGTCGCGGTCGTTCACGCTGACCCTGGCCTGGCCGGACACGGCCGTGCCCTTGCCGGCCGGCGGCGAGGATGACCCGTGGCCGCTTCTGGACGCGCTCCATGGGTTCTGGCGCAGCGGCCGAGGCTGGTTTCCGGCGAACAAGGGACGGCCGTCGCGGCTTTGCGCCGAACGCGTCGTGACGGAGCTTTCGCGGGAACTGGCGGCGTTTTTTTCCGGGCGCACCGACACGGACCTGGCCAATCTGCTTTCCGGCTGCCGGGACCCGGACATTCCCCGCCGGCTGGACCTGCTGCTCTCGGAGTGCCAGGAAGCGTTGGTCCTCTCCCCCACTCCCGTCAATCCGGCCCTGGTGCTCGACCGGCTGGCGACGCGCGCCTATCTGTGGCTGCGCGGCTGACCTTCCCTCAGGAAGCCTCCTCGGCCGGATAGCAGACGACCTCGAAGCGCCGCCACGGCGGGTCGAGGGATTCCTCGAAAATCCGCGCCTCGTTGCGCAGTTCCAGCTTCAGATAGACCTCGCGCGCGGGATTCTCCCGCAAATCGATTTCAGACAATCGGCTCGTCTCGAAAGATTCGGGCGCGGCCACGTCCTTTTCCGAAGCGAATTGCAGCGTGGTGTAGCCACCGTCGCGACGCGACCAGGAAAGCTGGACGTAGCCGTTGATCGGCGGCGCGAGTTTTCGAAAAAACGTCACGGAGACCTGCGCCAGGGGCTTTTCCGATTCCACCCGCAGTATGAGCTCGCCGTTCGGGCGGCGCGTTACATCCGGTCGCAGGCCGGTTATCCGGTTGCGGCCATGTCCGATATCGATGGCCCAGGGCACGAGGTTGTCGCAACGCACGGCAGTGATGCGCACCGGGCTGTTTTGGGCCGGCAGAACGCCCTGGGGACCGAACTTCAGGCGCAGACGGACCGGATCGGCGTAATCAAACGCCTGCTGCGCCGGGGAGATCGTCACGTGCGGCCCATCGGCGGATCGCGTCACATGGATGGCGTTGGCCACGGCCATGGCCATCACGGTGTTGCCGTCGGCGCTCAGGTGGCCGTTTCGCGGCAGCAGGTAATAACGATCGACCGCCTCCCCTGACATGGCGCGCAGTTGCCGGGCCATATCGATGATGGGGATGCCGTTTTCCCGGCAAAACGGCACCAGGGCCAATGCCGGCTGATCGAGGTCCTCCCGGACCTGGGTCGCATCCGGGGCCAGGACGAAAAGAAACCGGGCGCCCGCTTCCTCAACCGCATCGCGCAGGGCCAGGAGCCCTCGGCGATAATTGTCCCACAGCCGTGAACGGGCAACATCGGGGTCGGCCGTCAGCAGGCGGCGACGATTCCCGATCAAGGCAAGTTCCGCGTCGGTCGGACGCACGTGGTACGCGGCAAACTGTCCCGTTTCGGCTCGCGAAGGACCGGAGGGAGGAAGCCCGCTTTGGACGAACCGCGCCACTTCCGGGAAATATCGCGTGAACCACCTGTTGAGACTGCGTTCCACGGATTCGCGGCCGGTTGCCCGCTCCAGCGGATTGTACCGGCCGCCCTGGCGGACCAGCAGGTCCTCGCGGAAAAACGAACCGGCCATTGCCTCAAGATCGTTGATGAAAAACTGAACGACCACGATGTCTGGCTTGAGCTTCGAACCTTTTTCGCGGAAATACGACAGTTCATCGAAGATGTCGTAAAACGGCACCCCGGCGTTTACTACCTGGACGCCCTGCTGGGGCAGTCGGCGCCGCAACAAATCCTCGAGAATCGCGGGATACGCCGCGTCGTCGTCGACGCCGACGCCGTAGGTAAACGAATCCCCCAGGCACAGCACGCGCAACGTGCCCGCCGGCTTGACGGCCGTGACCGATTCCTGCCCCCGAAATCCCTGGTCATTGGTGGTCACCGTGTAGGGCAGTCCCGCGATTTCGCGCTCCGTCACCCGAAGCCGCGGCTCCATGTCGCCAAGGACATTTACGTAGCCGCGCGGCTCGACCCGGACGGCAGGGTGGGAACCGGTGAAGGCCCAATACAGAATGATGGCAAAATGCGAGCCCAGGCACAGGCAAAAGACGAGAGAACCGGCCAAGGAGATCAAACGCCTCGCCCCCCAGGGAGCGTTGTCGTAAAGCATGCCGCCGCATAGCGGGCTTTCGGGGAAATGACAAACGCCCGCCGTCGGAAAACCGACGGCGGGCGTTTACGCTTGCGATCAGGCTGTTGCCGCTATTCGGTCGCGGCCTCTTCCTTTTTCTTCTTCTTGGGCACGCCCTGCAGGAAGATCGTCTCGTGCTCGGTGGTCACGGGACGATGCTCCTTGGTCATGGACAGGCAGCTTGTGGGGCACACCTCCACGCAGATGCCGCAGTAGACGCAGGCCATGGGATCACAGGTCCAGGTCCCGGCCTTGTTGTCCACGGTGATGCACTGGGACGGGCATTTGATCTGGCAGGTGCGGCAGAAGATGCACTCGTCGATGTTGTTGACGAGGGTGCCGCGAAACCCCTCGAAATGGCCCCGCACGGTAAACGGATACAGTCGCGTGGAGCTTTTGGTCAGCAGGTTGGCGACAACGTTTTTGGTCATGTTGAACATGGAACGCGCTCCTTTTTTACCGTTCGGTGCAGCTGATGCAGGGGTCGATGGACAGCACGAGGACCGGCACGTCGGCCAGCTCGCACCCCGGCAGCATGGCCAGAAGCGGCGGGATGTTGGCGAACGTCGGAGTGCGGATGCGCACACGGTCCATGTATTTGGAACCATTGCCCTTGAGGTAGTAGAGCAGTTCGCCGCGCGGCTGTTCCACGCGGGTAACGGCCTCGCCGTCGGGCTTGCCCTTGACCTTGACGGACACCAGCCCGCTGGGGAGGTCGAGGTTTGGCGGCGGCGCGGCCACGGTGCGGCGGCGCTTGTCACGCTTGTAGGCCTGCATCATGTCGCCGCGTTCGCCGGAGACGGGCTGCGGCGTGTCGTCGCCCATGACCCCTTCGATGTTGGTCGCGGTTTCGCCGGCGGGCATGCGGGCGATGGCCAGGCGCACGATGTCGATGGACTGGAGCGTCTCCCGGAAGCGCACGGCCGAGCGGGCGTAGGAGTCGCCGTCGTATTCGACGATGGGGTCGAAGCCGAGCTCGTCAAAGGCGGCGTAGCCGGTCTGGCGGGCGTCCTGGGCCCAGCCCGAACCGCGCAGGGTCGGGCCGACGGCGCCCAGCTGGTAGGCCTGCTCCTTGGTCAGCACGCCCTTGCCCACGGTGCGCTTTTTCACGGTATAGTCGTTTAAGATGGTGCTCGTCAGCTGCTTGAGCTCCTTTTCGGAGATGGCCAGCTGCTGTTCGATCCACTGACACTGCTCGGGGCTGAGGTCGCGGCGCGTGCCGCCGATGACATTGACCGAAACCACCACGCGGTTGCCGCAGGTGGCTTCCATGATGTCCATGATGCGCTCGCGAATCCGCCAGAACTGCATGAAAAGGCTCTCGAAGCCGAAGGCGTCGGCAAAAAGGCCCAGCCACAGCAGGTGGGAATGCATCCGGTGCAGCTCGCCCCAGATGGTGCGCAGGTACTTGGCGCGCGGCGGCACTTCGACGCCCATGATCTGTTCGACGCCCTCGCAGTAACACAGGGCGTGCAGACAGGAGCAGATGCCGCACACGCGTTCGACGATCTGGATCATCTGGTTGAAATCACGGATTTCGCACAGCTTTTCCAGGCCGCGGTGGACGTAGCCCAGGGTCGGCAGGGCCTCGACCACCGTCTCGTCCTCGATGGTGAGCTTCAAGTGCAGTGGTTCCGGCAAAACCGGATGCTGCGGTCCGAAAGGCAGTATGGTACGGGCCATAGGATTCCCTCTTTAGCTCTGTTTTTGAGCCACGCTGACCTTGCAAAAGGGCATGGCGCGCACTTCTTTTTCAAGGTACAGGGCTCCATCGAAATCGAGCACGATATCGCTGAAGCAGATGCCGAACTGGTCGCGAATCTCGTTTTCCACGAGCAAGGCGGCGAAGTAGACCGGAGAGATGCTCGGGATCACGGTGTCTTTCGGGATGGACAGCCGGTAATGCTTCATTACCAGGTCCTTGTCGTAGTGATAGATGACGTCGAAGCCGTCGTCGCCGGTCTGCACGGCGGACATGGTGACGAACCGCCAGCCGTCGTCAAGGCATTCCTTGGCGACGCCCTGCACGGCGTCACAGGTAACGGGTATGGTTTCCAGCACGGTCGTATCCTCG
Proteins encoded in this window:
- a CDS encoding nickel-dependent hydrogenase large subunit, which codes for MARTILPFGPQHPVLPEPLHLKLTIEDETVVEALPTLGYVHRGLEKLCEIRDFNQMIQIVERVCGICSCLHALCYCEGVEQIMGVEVPPRAKYLRTIWGELHRMHSHLLWLGLFADAFGFESLFMQFWRIRERIMDIMEATCGNRVVVSVNVIGGTRRDLSPEQCQWIEQQLAISEKELKQLTSTILNDYTVKKRTVGKGVLTKEQAYQLGAVGPTLRGSGWAQDARQTGYAAFDELGFDPIVEYDGDSYARSAVRFRETLQSIDIVRLAIARMPAGETATNIEGVMGDDTPQPVSGERGDMMQAYKRDKRRRTVAAPPPNLDLPSGLVSVKVKGKPDGEAVTRVEQPRGELLYYLKGNGSKYMDRVRIRTPTFANIPPLLAMLPGCELADVPVLVLSIDPCISCTER
- a CDS encoding NADH-quinone oxidoreductase subunit C — its product is MLETIPVTCDAVQGVAKECLDDGWRFVTMSAVQTGDDGFDVIYHYDKDLVMKHYRLSIPKDTVIPSISPVYFAALLVENEIRDQFGICFSDIVLDFDGALYLEKEVRAMPFCKVSVAQKQS
- a CDS encoding 4Fe-4S binding protein; the protein is MFNMTKNVVANLLTKSSTRLYPFTVRGHFEGFRGTLVNNIDECIFCRTCQIKCPSQCITVDNKAGTWTCDPMACVYCGICVEVCPTSCLSMTKEHRPVTTEHETIFLQGVPKKKKKEEAATE
- a CDS encoding DNA polymerase III subunit delta', whose protein sequence is MSIPTSASAFGVTERQAHVLVGVDALARAMPQAVILEGGSAGERAAVALYLAARLNCEAAMPPCGGCATCRQILDKVFLDLQYFDGAAETIKVDAMREVRRLVGEPPRGPGKRVIILAEAQGLTEEAANALLKAMEEPRPGNVFVLLTPQRERLFLTLVSRSFTLTLAWPDTAVPLPAGGEDDPWPLLDALHGFWRSGRGWFPANKGRPSRLCAERVVTELSRELAAFFSGRTDTDLANLLSGCRDPDIPRRLDLLLSECQEALVLSPTPVNPALVLDRLATRAYLWLRG
- a CDS encoding adenylosuccinate synthase; the protein is MAEQRNQQASGTGRGIVIHGAQWGDEGKGKIVDLLTESAKAVVRFQGGNNAGHTLVVGGEKTIVHLMPSGILHPGTVCLIGNGVVLDPEVLCREMDTLGEKGVHVTPERLVISKKTQIIMPYHRLLDGARETLRAGSKIGTTGRGIGPCYEDKMARIGIRAGDFADPELLAKKIAQALIEKNTLFTKLYNMPALDPGVVAEGLAPVAGRLLPYLGDVSTVIQKTLAGGGDVLFEGAQGTHLDIDHGTYPFVTSSNTVAGQAAAGSGCSTAVLGRVVAVVKAYTTRVGSGPFPTELFGTIGDYLQEKGGEYGATTGRKRRCGWLDLALLRESARLSGPTDIALTKLDVLSGLYEVKLCIGYRYKGKIHEYPPQEEGALEHVEPIYETMPGWEEDISGITAWEDLPLAAREYVSRIEQSLKTTCSIISVGPDRRQTILRG